A genome region from Staphylococcus capitis subsp. capitis includes the following:
- a CDS encoding iron ABC transporter permease yields MIDSKLRRKQIITFIVFSILLFAACTWSIASGEYKIPVPNFFKTLIGQGDYTDSLILIDFRLPRMLITILAGAALSMSGAVVQSVTKNPIAEPGILGINAGGGFAIALFVAIGQVKPDNFVYVLPIISLVGGIATALVIFVFSVNKYSGLTPASMVLIGVGMQTALYGGSITLMSKFDEDQSEFMASWFAGNIWGDDWTFVLAFIPWVIIIVPYLLLKSNELNIINTHEHVAKGLGVKVERERIVLFFIGVILSSVAVAVAGAISFIGLMGPHIAKRIVGPRHQLFLPIAILIGALLLVFSDTLGKVILQPSGVPAGIVVAIIGAPYFLYLMYRTKSV; encoded by the coding sequence ATGATTGACTCGAAGTTAAGACGTAAACAAATAATTACTTTTATCGTATTTTCGATACTACTTTTTGCAGCATGTACTTGGAGTATTGCTTCAGGAGAATATAAAATTCCTGTGCCTAATTTCTTTAAAACATTAATTGGTCAGGGTGATTATACAGATTCACTTATTTTAATTGATTTCAGACTTCCTCGTATGTTGATTACAATTTTAGCAGGAGCAGCACTAAGTATGAGTGGTGCCGTTGTTCAAAGTGTTACGAAAAACCCTATAGCCGAACCTGGGATTTTAGGAATTAATGCAGGTGGAGGCTTTGCGATAGCATTGTTTGTTGCAATTGGACAAGTCAAACCAGATAATTTCGTATATGTTTTACCTATTATCAGTTTAGTTGGTGGAATAGCTACAGCTTTAGTGATATTTGTTTTTAGTGTAAATAAATATAGTGGTTTAACACCTGCAAGTATGGTTTTAATAGGTGTAGGTATGCAAACGGCATTATATGGGGGTTCTATTACCCTTATGTCAAAATTTGATGAAGACCAATCAGAATTTATGGCATCTTGGTTTGCAGGTAATATTTGGGGAGATGATTGGACATTTGTCCTCGCGTTTATTCCTTGGGTTATTATTATCGTGCCATATCTGTTATTAAAATCAAATGAGTTAAATATTATCAATACACATGAACATGTGGCTAAGGGATTAGGCGTTAAAGTTGAACGTGAAAGAATCGTGTTATTCTTTATAGGGGTTATTTTATCTTCAGTCGCTGTAGCAGTTGCTGGTGCAATTTCATTTATAGGCTTAATGGGTCCACATATTGCTAAACGTATAGTCGGACCAAGACATCAACTTTTTTTACCAATTGCAATATTAATTGGCGCATTGTTACTTGTTTTTTCTGATACTTTAGGAAAGGTTATTCTTCAACCGTCAGGAGTTCCAGCAGGTATAGTAGTTGCTATTATAGGAGCACCATACTTCTTATATTTAATGTATAGGACAAAAAGTGTATAG
- a CDS encoding glycosyltransferase family 2 protein, producing the protein MKLAIIIPAFNAEDTIKRAILSVDTKSDYEVICVNDGSTDNTKRVLTELQKEHQNIKVINQDNQGAARSRNVGLDAMSDDVEGFLFLDADDEFLPSRIELMVEAFQKNEETDVVIGQMGRGINGDWKVIPTHDDIVLDELVTLDRKPKILQSIGPGAKLFSAKYAGLRFDEDVVFCEEHTFIVRAFSKARDIQLIPNIVYGYNEREGSVTAQRADTFLPYMKDALKVRRRVMELLLLIDEKTYYSYRMDDLIVSYLIQAHLMKNSQMTQSFMDSVTTYIKAMQHTHYSGNAMFRIVRAVEQSATNWTKTLYQQWRKTLQGVGIGRPGYLRFKVAVLPRRASFSGKQSLKRILNK; encoded by the coding sequence ATGAAATTAGCAATAATTATTCCGGCATTTAATGCTGAAGACACGATTAAACGAGCAATACTCTCTGTGGATACTAAGTCAGATTATGAAGTTATCTGTGTGAATGATGGTTCGACCGATAATACAAAGCGCGTGCTTACTGAACTTCAGAAGGAACATCAGAATATTAAAGTGATTAATCAAGATAATCAAGGTGCAGCACGCAGTAGAAACGTTGGATTAGACGCAATGTCTGATGATGTTGAAGGATTTTTATTCTTAGATGCAGATGACGAGTTCTTACCTAGTAGAATTGAGTTAATGGTAGAAGCCTTTCAAAAGAACGAAGAAACAGATGTAGTTATAGGACAAATGGGTAGAGGTATTAATGGTGATTGGAAAGTGATTCCGACACATGATGATATCGTATTGGATGAGTTAGTCACGCTCGATCGTAAGCCTAAAATTTTACAGTCGATAGGCCCTGGCGCTAAATTATTTAGTGCCAAATATGCAGGGTTACGCTTTGATGAGGATGTTGTGTTCTGTGAAGAACACACGTTTATTGTGAGAGCCTTTTCTAAAGCAAGAGATATTCAACTTATTCCTAATATTGTTTACGGATATAATGAAAGAGAAGGCTCAGTTACAGCTCAACGTGCTGATACATTTCTCCCTTATATGAAAGACGCATTAAAAGTGCGTCGACGTGTCATGGAGTTATTGTTACTGATTGATGAAAAGACATACTACAGTTATCGTATGGATGATCTTATCGTAAGTTATTTAATACAAGCGCATTTAATGAAAAATAGTCAAATGACTCAATCATTCATGGATAGTGTTACGACCTATATCAAGGCGATGCAACATACGCATTACTCTGGAAATGCAATGTTTAGAATTGTAAGAGCTGTTGAACAAAGTGCGACAAATTGGACGAAAACGTTATATCAACAGTGGAGAAAGACATTACAAGGTGTTGGTATAGGTCGTCCCGGTTATTTACGTTTCAAAGTTGCAGTACTTCCTAGACGTGCATCATTTTCAGGAAAGCAATCACTTAAACGCATATTGAATAAGTAA
- a CDS encoding nucleoside transporter C-terminal domain-containing protein, with protein MFLLINIIGLIVFLGIAVIFSRDRKNIQWKSILILVILNLFLAWFFIYFPWGRNGVKGAANGIAWVIESAHKGTGFAFASFTSGKQMDMAISALFPILLVVPLFDILMYFNILPKIIGGIGWLLAKVTRQPKFESFFGVEMMFLGNTEALAVSNEQLKRMNEMRVLTLAMMSMSSVSGAIVGAYVQMIPGELVLTAIPLNIINAIIVSSILNPVSVEEKEDVIYSIKDHQEERQPFFSFLGDSVLAAGKLVLIIIAFVISFVALADLIDRFIHLITGLIAHGFGWKGSFGLNQILGVFMYPFALLLGLPWNEAWEVAQQMAKKIVTNEFVVMGEVSKQVNSLSPHHRAVISTFLVSFANFSTIGMIVGTLKGIVDKKTSDFVSKYVPMMLLAGILVSLLTAAFVGLFAW; from the coding sequence ATGTTTTTACTAATTAATATCATTGGGTTAATCGTATTTTTGGGTATTGCGGTTATTTTTTCAAGAGACCGTAAAAATATTCAATGGAAATCGATACTGATTTTAGTCATCTTGAATTTGTTCTTAGCATGGTTCTTTATTTATTTTCCATGGGGAAGAAATGGAGTAAAAGGTGCGGCAAATGGAATAGCATGGGTAATAGAATCTGCGCATAAGGGAACTGGATTCGCTTTTGCTAGTTTCACCTCTGGAAAGCAGATGGATATGGCTATTAGCGCGTTATTTCCTATCTTATTAGTTGTACCATTATTTGATATTTTAATGTATTTTAATATACTTCCAAAGATTATTGGAGGCATTGGCTGGTTACTTGCTAAGGTTACTCGTCAACCAAAATTTGAATCATTCTTTGGTGTGGAAATGATGTTCTTAGGCAATACTGAAGCTTTAGCGGTTTCTAATGAACAATTGAAACGTATGAATGAAATGCGTGTATTAACTTTAGCTATGATGTCTATGAGTTCGGTTTCAGGAGCTATCGTTGGTGCATATGTTCAAATGATACCTGGTGAGCTTGTTTTGACAGCTATTCCTCTAAACATAATTAACGCAATCATCGTGTCGTCTATTCTGAATCCAGTTTCTGTTGAGGAAAAAGAAGACGTTATTTACAGCATTAAGGATCATCAAGAAGAACGCCAACCATTCTTCTCTTTCTTAGGAGATTCAGTTTTAGCAGCTGGTAAGCTAGTGCTTATTATCATCGCGTTTGTAATTAGTTTCGTAGCGCTAGCTGATTTAATTGATCGTTTTATTCATTTGATCACTGGTCTGATTGCACATGGTTTTGGTTGGAAAGGTAGCTTTGGATTAAATCAAATTTTAGGTGTCTTCATGTATCCATTCGCTTTATTACTTGGATTGCCGTGGAATGAAGCGTGGGAAGTTGCTCAACAAATGGCTAAGAAAATTGTTACGAACGAATTTGTAGTGATGGGTGAAGTTTCTAAGCAGGTCAATTCACTTTCGCCACATCATAGAGCGGTTATCTCAACTTTCTTAGTGTCGTTTGCTAACTTTTCTACTATAGGTATGATTGTGGGTACATTAAAAGGAATTGTTGATAAGAAAACGTCAGATTTTGTATCAAAATACGTGCCAATGATGTTATTAGCAGGTATTCTAGTTTCATTACTCACTGCAGCATTTGTTGGATTATTTGCTTGGTAA
- the dhaK gene encoding dihydroxyacetone kinase subunit DhaK codes for MKKLIKDRQQFLSDMLKGLKVANPELDVIEDTVVVRKDKKQTGVALVSGGGSGHEPAHAGYVAQGMLDAAVCGEVFTSPTPDKILEAIRAVHTGDGVLLIVKNYAGDVMNFEMAQEMAEMEDIQVETVIVRDDIAISTPEQRRGVAGTVLVHKYAGFLSEKGVALSEIKEKVELMLSEIKTVGMALTPPMVPTTGQYGFDIEDNEMEIGIGIHGEKGLRREDIQPVDQIVSTLVEELEKEISGEEYIVMVNGMGGTPLSELNSVTKYLKDLFDKKHYGVKHWYVGDFMTSLDMQGFSITMVPAKKEWLTAFLAPTTSRYFNS; via the coding sequence ATGAAGAAATTAATAAAAGATAGACAACAGTTTTTAAGTGATATGTTAAAAGGCTTAAAAGTAGCAAATCCTGAATTAGACGTTATTGAAGACACAGTTGTAGTACGAAAAGATAAAAAACAAACTGGTGTAGCACTTGTATCAGGAGGTGGAAGCGGTCATGAACCTGCACATGCTGGTTATGTCGCGCAAGGGATGCTTGATGCTGCAGTATGTGGTGAGGTTTTCACTTCTCCAACCCCAGATAAAATTTTAGAAGCTATTAGAGCCGTTCACACTGGTGATGGTGTTCTACTTATTGTTAAAAACTATGCTGGTGATGTAATGAACTTTGAAATGGCGCAAGAAATGGCTGAAATGGAAGATATACAAGTTGAAACAGTAATAGTTAGAGATGATATTGCAATTAGTACCCCTGAACAAAGAAGAGGTGTAGCGGGGACAGTTTTAGTTCATAAGTATGCAGGCTTTTTATCTGAAAAAGGAGTAGCTTTATCTGAAATAAAAGAGAAGGTAGAGTTAATGTTATCTGAAATAAAAACCGTTGGTATGGCTTTAACACCTCCTATGGTTCCTACCACAGGTCAATATGGCTTTGATATTGAAGACAATGAAATGGAAATTGGCATAGGTATCCATGGTGAAAAAGGTTTACGTCGAGAAGATATTCAACCCGTAGATCAAATTGTCTCAACATTAGTAGAAGAATTAGAGAAAGAAATTTCCGGTGAAGAATATATTGTAATGGTTAATGGTATGGGAGGAACACCACTATCTGAACTCAATAGTGTAACTAAATATCTTAAAGATTTATTTGATAAGAAGCATTATGGGGTAAAACATTGGTATGTAGGTGATTTCATGACATCACTTGATATGCAAGGGTTCTCTATTACAATGGTTCCCGCTAAAAAAGAGTGGTTAACAGCATTTTTAGCACCTACAACAAGTCGTTATTTTAACTCATAG
- the tarB gene encoding teichoic acid glycerol-phosphate primase TarB, with amino-acid sequence MRILIKKIYMLMIMVLNIIFKPKKINRDHVVVMMTFKQDVFPIIEALSHQGYNITVVGKVEDQAQLKNLKNIMFIPAGNKKVISHIKALSSAKVIIIDTYYLIMGGYNKKKGQTVIQTWHAAGALKDFGLTDHQVDVNNQAMVEQYKRVYDATDYYLVGGEEMAQCFKESFEARPEQMLKFGLPRLVKYLNMDIEEAQRSLKAQYQIKDKLAIYVPTYRESKIANRTLNKEKFEQSLPHYTLLSHLHPSIRDRQSSQDIDITSLMIMADVIISDYSSLPIEASLLNKPTIFYNYDEKEYENVRGLNSFYYAIPNAYKFIDENSLIQALKENDVPLQSLFNTWHRYNTKESLNELVNFINKLVKS; translated from the coding sequence ATGAGAATTCTAATAAAAAAAATATATATGTTAATGATTATGGTGTTAAATATTATATTTAAACCTAAGAAAATCAATCGAGATCATGTTGTAGTTATGATGACCTTTAAACAAGATGTGTTTCCAATTATTGAAGCATTAAGTCATCAAGGATACAATATTACAGTTGTTGGAAAAGTGGAAGATCAAGCTCAGTTAAAAAATTTGAAAAATATAATGTTCATACCTGCAGGAAATAAAAAAGTGATTAGCCATATTAAGGCACTAAGCTCTGCTAAAGTCATTATTATTGATACGTATTATCTTATCATGGGTGGATATAATAAAAAGAAAGGACAGACTGTGATTCAAACGTGGCATGCTGCAGGTGCTCTCAAAGACTTCGGTTTGACTGACCATCAGGTGGACGTAAATAATCAAGCGATGGTTGAACAGTATAAGCGTGTTTACGATGCAACAGACTATTATTTAGTAGGCGGAGAGGAAATGGCTCAGTGCTTTAAGGAATCATTTGAAGCACGTCCTGAACAAATGTTAAAGTTTGGACTTCCTAGACTAGTAAAGTATTTAAATATGGATATTGAAGAAGCACAACGTAGTTTAAAAGCGCAATATCAGATTAAAGATAAATTAGCGATATATGTGCCTACGTATAGGGAATCTAAAATTGCAAATCGAACTTTAAATAAAGAGAAGTTTGAACAAAGCTTACCTCATTATACGTTATTGAGCCATTTGCATCCTTCGATTAGAGATAGACAATCCTCACAAGATATTGATATAACTTCTTTAATGATTATGGCTGACGTGATTATTAGTGATTATAGTTCATTGCCAATTGAGGCAAGTTTGCTCAATAAACCTACCATATTCTATAACTATGATGAGAAAGAATATGAAAATGTTAGAGGATTGAATTCGTTTTATTATGCTATACCGAATGCTTACAAATTTATTGATGAAAATAGTTTAATTCAAGCGCTTAAAGAGAATGATGTACCATTACAATCTTTATTTAATACTTGGCATCGATATAATACTAAAGAAAGTTTAAACGAGTTAGTCAATTTTATAAATAAGTTGGTGAAATCATGA
- a CDS encoding YitT family protein: MKRTIRDILLVIAGSFIFSAGVNAFIISGNLGEGGVTGIAIVLYYAFHLSPAITNFVVNAVLIIIGYKFLSKRSMYLTVVATILMSIFLDLTDSWHVHTGNVIVNAVFGGTCVGVGIGLVVLAGGTTAGTVILARIVNKYLDISTPYALLFFDLLVVLISLTQISLNKVLVTIISLYIGTKVMEYVIEGLNTKKAMTIISSTPDEVAKAIDEQVGRGLTILNGHGYYTRKEKDVLYVVISKTQVSRAKRIIRNIDENAFLVIHDVRDVYGNGFLLDE; encoded by the coding sequence ATGAAAAGAACAATCAGAGATATATTATTAGTTATTGCTGGATCATTCATTTTCTCAGCAGGAGTTAATGCTTTTATTATTTCTGGTAACTTAGGTGAGGGAGGAGTTACCGGTATTGCGATTGTATTATATTATGCGTTTCATTTATCACCTGCGATTACTAACTTTGTAGTTAATGCTGTATTAATCATCATTGGTTATAAGTTTTTGAGTAAACGTAGTATGTACTTAACAGTAGTAGCAACCATTTTAATGTCTATCTTTTTAGACCTTACTGATTCATGGCACGTGCATACAGGTAATGTAATTGTTAACGCTGTTTTTGGTGGTACTTGCGTAGGTGTTGGTATCGGACTCGTCGTATTAGCTGGAGGTACAACTGCTGGTACAGTCATATTGGCTAGAATTGTTAATAAATATTTAGATATCAGTACTCCATATGCATTGCTTTTCTTTGATTTACTTGTGGTATTAATATCTCTAACTCAAATTTCATTAAACAAGGTTTTAGTAACTATTATTTCTTTATATATAGGAACTAAAGTAATGGAATATGTAATCGAAGGATTAAACACCAAGAAAGCAATGACAATTATTTCAAGTACACCTGATGAGGTAGCTAAAGCCATTGATGAACAAGTCGGTAGAGGGTTAACAATACTCAATGGACATGGATATTACACACGTAAAGAGAAAGATGTTTTATATGTAGTTATCTCTAAAACACAGGTCTCACGTGCTAAACGTATTATTAGAAATATTGATGAAAATGCATTTTTAGTTATTCACGATGTGAGAGATGTATATGGTAATGGTTTCTTACTAGATGAATAG
- the tagD gene encoding glycerol-3-phosphate cytidylyltransferase: MKRVITYGTYDLLHYGHIELLRRAREMGDYLIVALSTDEFNQIKNKKSYYDYEQRKMMLESIRYVDLVIPEEGWGQKEKDVDRFDVDVFVMGHDWEGEFDFLKDKCEVIYLNRTEGISTTKIKQELYGKDAK; this comes from the coding sequence ATGAAACGAGTAATTACTTATGGTACATATGATTTACTACACTATGGTCATATCGAATTACTTAGAAGAGCACGTGAAATGGGCGATTATTTAATCGTGGCGCTCTCTACAGATGAATTCAACCAAATAAAAAATAAAAAGTCATACTATGATTATGAACAACGTAAAATGATGTTAGAGTCTATTCGTTATGTAGATTTAGTAATCCCAGAAGAAGGATGGGGCCAAAAAGAAAAAGATGTTGATCGTTTTGATGTTGATGTCTTTGTTATGGGTCACGATTGGGAAGGCGAATTTGATTTCTTAAAAGATAAATGCGAAGTGATTTATCTTAATCGTACAGAAGGTATTTCAACAACTAAGATTAAACAAGAATTATATGGAAAAGATGCGAAATAA
- a CDS encoding iron ABC transporter permease: MLEKKKTGNFKFISFLIGGVIVLILALFLSILFGKAHVDIPTIFDAIFNYNPKNQNHNIISEIRIPRDLGAVLVGMALAVAGAVIQGVTKNGLADPSLIGLNSGATFGLALMYAFYTEAPFLLLMVCGFLGALLGGFIVLMIGRSRRDGFNPMRIILAGAAISALLTALSQGVALIFRLNQSLTFWSAGGISGTTWAQLIWSGPIIIVTLIIILAISKQLTILNLGESLAKGLGQNVSAIRGLSLILSMILAGVAVAMVGQIAFVGLMVPHIVRFMIGTDYSKVIPLTALFGGILVLVADMLARLLGEAPVGAIISFIGVPYFLYLVKKGGRSI; this comes from the coding sequence ATGTTAGAAAAAAAGAAAACTGGAAACTTTAAGTTTATATCGTTTTTAATTGGAGGAGTAATAGTGCTAATACTAGCACTATTTCTTTCTATATTATTTGGGAAAGCACATGTTGATATCCCTACTATATTTGATGCAATTTTCAATTATAATCCTAAAAATCAAAATCATAATATTATCAGTGAAATTAGAATACCTAGAGACTTAGGCGCAGTTCTGGTAGGGATGGCCCTAGCTGTGGCTGGTGCTGTTATCCAAGGTGTAACTAAGAATGGTCTTGCTGATCCAAGTTTAATTGGACTCAATTCAGGTGCAACTTTTGGGTTGGCATTGATGTATGCTTTTTATACTGAAGCACCATTTTTATTACTTATGGTATGTGGATTTTTAGGTGCACTTTTGGGTGGCTTTATCGTTTTAATGATTGGTCGGTCAAGACGTGATGGATTTAATCCTATGCGTATTATCTTAGCTGGTGCTGCAATAAGTGCGTTATTAACGGCACTAAGTCAAGGTGTTGCTCTAATATTCAGGTTAAATCAATCTCTTACTTTTTGGAGTGCTGGAGGAATATCAGGCACAACGTGGGCGCAGCTTATATGGAGTGGCCCAATAATTATCGTTACATTAATTATAATTTTAGCTATAAGCAAGCAACTTACTATTTTAAATTTAGGTGAATCACTTGCTAAGGGATTAGGTCAAAACGTGTCTGCGATTCGTGGACTAAGCTTAATTTTATCAATGATACTAGCTGGCGTCGCTGTGGCAATGGTTGGACAAATTGCTTTTGTAGGTTTAATGGTACCTCACATTGTTCGCTTTATGATAGGTACAGATTATTCAAAAGTGATTCCACTTACTGCATTATTTGGCGGTATATTAGTATTAGTTGCTGACATGCTTGCGAGACTACTAGGCGAAGCCCCCGTAGGAGCGATTATTTCTTTTATTGGCGTACCTTACTTTTTATACCTTGTTAAAAAAGGAGGACGCTCAATATGA
- a CDS encoding ABC transporter ATP-binding protein: MSRLNGEQVKIGYGDTTIINNLDVEVPDGKVTSIIGPNGCGKSTLLKALSRLLSIKDGAIHLDGQSIHAQSTKEIAKKIAILPQSPEVADGLTVGELVSYGRFPHQKGFGRLTAEDKKEIDWALSVTGTSEFRHRSINDLSGGQRQRVWIAMALAQRTDIIFLDEPTTYLDICHQLEILELVQKLNKEQGCTIVMVLHDINQAIRFSDHLIAMKEGNIVANGTTQEVLTKDILEKVFNIDVVLDEDPRTGKPLLVTYDLFSKTYS, from the coding sequence ATGAGTCGTTTAAACGGTGAACAAGTTAAAATTGGTTACGGTGATACTACGATTATTAATAATTTAGATGTAGAAGTTCCAGACGGTAAAGTGACTTCTATAATTGGTCCGAATGGTTGCGGCAAATCTACATTGCTTAAAGCGTTATCACGCTTGTTGTCTATTAAAGACGGTGCAATTCATTTAGATGGTCAGAGTATTCATGCTCAGTCCACCAAAGAAATTGCGAAGAAGATTGCGATACTTCCACAATCACCTGAAGTTGCTGACGGTTTAACGGTAGGTGAACTCGTATCTTACGGGCGTTTCCCTCATCAAAAAGGGTTTGGCCGTTTAACAGCAGAAGATAAAAAAGAAATCGATTGGGCATTATCAGTCACTGGTACTAGTGAATTCCGTCATCGCTCAATTAATGATTTAAGTGGTGGTCAAAGACAGCGTGTGTGGATAGCAATGGCATTAGCACAGCGTACAGATATTATATTCTTAGATGAACCTACAACTTATTTAGATATTTGTCATCAATTAGAAATACTTGAACTTGTGCAGAAATTGAATAAAGAACAAGGTTGTACGATTGTCATGGTATTGCATGATATTAACCAAGCTATTCGATTCTCTGATCATTTAATTGCTATGAAAGAGGGGAATATTGTAGCAAATGGTACAACACAAGAAGTACTTACTAAAGATATTTTAGAAAAAGTGTTCAATATAGATGTTGTATTAGATGAAGATCCTCGAACAGGTAAACCTCTACTTGTAACTTATGATTTGTTTAGTAAGACATACTCGTAA
- a CDS encoding ABC transporter ATP-binding protein: protein MKQQNPLFFLFKRLSWPYGLIIAAVIITSLGSLSGLLVPLFTGRIVDKFSVSSINWGMIGIFGAIFLVNALLSGVGLYLLSKIGEKIIYAIRSILWEHIIQLKMPFFDKNESGQLMSRLTDDTKVINEFISQKLPNLLPSVLTLIGSLVMLFIMDWKLTLLTFITIPIFVFIMIPLGRVMQKISTNTQSEIANFSGLLGRVLTEMRLVKVSNTERLELDNAHVNLKKIYHLGLKQAKISAIVQPISGVVMLLTIAIILGFGALEIGTGAITPGTLIAMIFYVIQLSMPLINLSTLVTDYKRAVGASQRIHEIMQEPIEPTEALSESKDEIVEDGELSFENVDFKYDVKKILNDVTFNIPQGKVSAFVGPSGSGKSTIFNLIERMYDIESGDIKYNHRSIYDIPLSKWRNKIGYVMQSNSMMSGSIRDNILYGINRKVTDDELIEYAKLANCHEFIMQFDEGYDTMVGERGLKLSGGQRQRIDIARSFVKNPDILLLDEATANLDSESEVKIQEALETLMEGRTTVVIAHRLSTIKKAGQIIFIDKGQVTGKGTHGELMASHEKYKNFVTSQKLSD, encoded by the coding sequence ATGAAACAACAAAACCCTTTATTTTTCTTATTTAAGAGGCTTTCATGGCCATATGGGTTAATCATTGCAGCGGTTATTATTACTTCGTTAGGAAGTTTAAGTGGGCTATTAGTGCCATTATTTACAGGCCGTATTGTAGATAAATTCTCTGTAAGTAGTATTAATTGGGGCATGATAGGAATTTTTGGCGCTATTTTCTTAGTTAACGCGTTACTAAGTGGTGTCGGCCTTTATTTACTTAGTAAAATTGGTGAGAAAATTATTTATGCCATTCGTTCTATATTGTGGGAACATATCATCCAATTAAAAATGCCGTTCTTTGATAAAAACGAAAGTGGCCAGTTAATGAGTCGTCTCACTGATGACACAAAGGTTATTAATGAATTTATATCTCAAAAATTACCAAATTTATTACCATCAGTATTAACTTTAATAGGTTCTTTAGTAATGTTATTTATCATGGATTGGAAATTAACATTACTTACATTTATTACGATACCTATATTTGTCTTTATCATGATTCCACTTGGTCGAGTAATGCAAAAGATTTCTACAAATACACAATCTGAAATAGCTAACTTTAGTGGTTTACTCGGTCGTGTACTTACTGAAATGAGACTAGTTAAAGTTTCTAATACTGAAAGATTAGAGTTAGATAATGCACATGTGAATTTGAAAAAGATTTATCATCTTGGCTTGAAACAAGCTAAAATTTCAGCAATTGTACAACCAATTTCAGGTGTGGTTATGTTACTTACAATTGCGATTATTTTGGGCTTCGGTGCCCTAGAAATTGGTACAGGTGCTATTACGCCGGGTACATTAATCGCTATGATTTTCTATGTTATCCAACTTTCAATGCCTTTAATCAACTTATCAACGTTGGTTACAGATTATAAAAGAGCTGTTGGTGCAAGTCAGCGTATACATGAAATCATGCAAGAACCAATCGAACCAACTGAAGCATTATCTGAATCTAAAGATGAAATCGTTGAAGATGGCGAGCTAAGTTTTGAAAATGTAGATTTCAAATATGATGTTAAGAAAATCTTAAATGATGTTACATTTAATATACCTCAAGGCAAGGTAAGTGCCTTTGTGGGTCCTTCAGGTTCAGGTAAAAGTACGATTTTCAATTTAATTGAACGTATGTATGATATTGAAAGTGGAGACATTAAATATAATCATCGCAGTATATATGACATTCCATTGTCTAAATGGCGTAATAAAATTGGTTACGTTATGCAATCTAACTCAATGATGAGTGGTTCAATTCGAGATAATATACTATATGGTATCAATAGAAAAGTTACAGATGATGAATTAATTGAATATGCTAAACTTGCGAATTGCCATGAATTCATCATGCAATTTGATGAAGGCTATGACACTATGGTAGGTGAAAGAGGCCTTAAGTTATCTGGTGGTCAACGTCAACGTATTGATATTGCGAGAAGTTTTGTTAAGAACCCAGATATTTTATTATTAGATGAGGCTACTGCCAATTTAGATAGTGAAAGTGAAGTTAAAATACAAGAAGCACTTGAGACGTTAATGGAAGGTAGAACAACAGTAGTGATTGCGCATCGACTTTCCACTATTAAAAAAGCAGGACAAATTATCTTTATTGATAAAGGCCAAGTCACTGGTAAAGGTACTCATGGTGAATTAATGGCATCACATGAAAAATATAAAAACTTTGTCACATCTCAAAAATTATCAGACTAA